Proteins co-encoded in one Flavobacterium sp. M31R6 genomic window:
- a CDS encoding M23 family metallopeptidase: protein MKFSFFLLVFTTTLFAQTDYPKNYFCPPLDIPLQLSGNFGELRPNHFHAGFDLKTLQKEGLNVYAVADGYVSRIKISTFGNGKTIYIDHPNGFTSVYGHLQKATDSIESFIKKTHYKEKSFEIEMYFKPNEMPVKKGQLIAVSGNTGASEGPHLHFEFRDTKTEKIINPMFFGFDALMKDTKKPIVSNLYAYPLDSKTTVNHSKRPIPINLSLQKDGTYMADKVIANGKIGFGIIAYDYDDVSFNKNGVFDVNLSCNGKSIFGYQFNTYSFDEMRYVNALIDYSLYKKSGQRIQKLFMNPPYNLSIIKTDETNGIITVLPNLTSVCSLNVSDFYGNKTAISIPVEYDLLSTIIEKEPIVANYVVKASKDCFFEKDKCSVFFPAGTFYNDFNLNFDVKNNVLTVHDDTVPAHTNFTITMESDSYPADLKDKVFIGRIEGGRVSYNTTREKNNVYETRVKTLGQYKLALDTIVPVIKIAKSIEGKKLDNQKLLQVSISDGLSGIKSYNGYLNGKWILMEYDNKTGLLTHDFSDGIVADGDNELKVVVVDNVGNSSIFETHFLRNQKQ, encoded by the coding sequence ATGAAATTTTCTTTTTTTTTGCTAGTATTCACTACGACACTTTTTGCTCAAACAGATTATCCTAAAAATTATTTTTGTCCTCCACTTGATATTCCGCTGCAATTATCCGGAAATTTTGGTGAATTGAGACCGAATCACTTTCACGCGGGTTTTGATTTGAAAACACTTCAAAAAGAAGGCTTAAATGTCTATGCTGTAGCCGATGGATATGTTTCCAGAATCAAGATTTCCACTTTTGGAAACGGAAAGACAATTTATATCGATCATCCCAACGGTTTTACTTCAGTGTATGGACATTTGCAAAAAGCGACTGATTCTATTGAGAGTTTCATAAAGAAAACGCATTATAAAGAAAAGTCGTTTGAAATTGAAATGTATTTTAAACCCAATGAAATGCCTGTCAAAAAAGGACAATTAATTGCGGTTTCCGGAAATACTGGTGCTTCGGAAGGACCACATTTACATTTTGAATTTCGAGATACTAAAACAGAGAAAATCATTAACCCAATGTTTTTTGGATTTGATGCTTTAATGAAAGATACCAAAAAGCCAATAGTCTCGAATTTGTATGCTTATCCTTTAGATTCAAAAACAACAGTAAATCATTCAAAACGGCCTATTCCAATTAATTTATCCTTGCAAAAGGACGGAACTTATATGGCTGATAAGGTTATTGCCAATGGGAAAATTGGTTTTGGTATTATAGCTTATGATTATGATGATGTGTCTTTCAATAAAAATGGAGTTTTTGATGTGAATTTGTCCTGTAACGGAAAATCTATCTTTGGTTATCAATTTAATACCTATTCTTTTGATGAAATGAGATATGTAAATGCTTTGATTGATTATTCGCTTTATAAAAAATCGGGGCAAAGAATCCAAAAACTGTTTATGAATCCACCTTATAATTTGAGCATTATAAAAACAGACGAAACAAATGGAATTATTACAGTGCTTCCCAATTTGACTTCGGTTTGTAGTTTGAATGTTTCTGATTTTTATGGAAATAAAACCGCAATTTCGATTCCAGTAGAATATGACTTACTTTCAACCATAATCGAAAAAGAACCTATTGTTGCTAATTATGTTGTAAAAGCGTCTAAGGATTGCTTTTTTGAAAAAGATAAATGTTCTGTTTTCTTTCCGGCCGGCACATTTTATAATGACTTTAATTTGAATTTTGATGTAAAAAATAATGTTTTGACGGTACATGATGATACTGTTCCTGCACACACAAATTTTACAATTACTATGGAAAGCGATAGTTATCCAGCGGATCTAAAAGATAAAGTATTTATTGGTCGAATAGAAGGAGGAAGAGTGAGTTATAATACGACTCGCGAAAAAAACAATGTTTATGAGACCAGAGTGAAAACTTTAGGACAGTATAAATTGGCTTTAGATACTATTGTTCCCGTAATTAAGATTGCAAAATCTATTGAGGGGAAAAAATTGGACAATCAAAAATTACTTCAAGTAAGTATTTCGGATGGTTTGTCGGGGATCAAATCGTATAATGGGTACCTTAACGGAAAATGGATTTTGATGGAGTATGATAACAAAACTGGACTATTGACTCATGATTTTAGTGATGGAATTGTTGCTGATGGGGACAATGAATTAAAAGTTGTTGTAGTTGATAATGTAGGGAATTCTTCTATCTTTGAAACTCATTTTCTAAGAAATCAAAAACAGTAA